One Rhodoferax ferrireducens T118 DNA segment encodes these proteins:
- a CDS encoding KpsF/GutQ family sugar-phosphate isomerase, with protein sequence MTLQHTQSSTPQAERALRLARDTLDIEAAAVLGLKQNLGESFARVVTMVLDVRGRVVVMGMGKSGHIGRKIAATLASTGTPAMFVHPAEASHGDLGMIKSVDLVLAISNSGESEELTAILPVLKRLGAPLIAMTGHAGSTLARHADVFLDCGVEKEACPLNLAPTASTTAQLALGDALAVALLDARGFKAEDFARSHPGGALGRKLLTHVSDVMRSGDAVPHVGPHASFSDLMREMSVKGLGATAVVDDHMNVLGIFTDGDLRRLVEQGIDLRSTTAAEVMHPNPSTIARDALAVEAAEMMELRCITSVLVVDASGQLCGALNSNDLMRAKVI encoded by the coding sequence ATGACACTTCAACACACCCAGTCTTCAACACCCCAGGCGGAGCGGGCGTTGCGCCTGGCCCGCGACACACTAGATATTGAAGCCGCCGCCGTGCTGGGCCTGAAGCAAAATTTGGGTGAATCGTTCGCCCGCGTCGTGACCATGGTGCTTGACGTGCGTGGCCGCGTGGTGGTCATGGGTATGGGCAAGAGTGGGCATATTGGTCGCAAGATCGCCGCAACCTTGGCATCCACCGGTACACCTGCCATGTTTGTGCATCCCGCAGAGGCCAGCCATGGCGATCTGGGCATGATCAAGTCCGTTGATTTGGTGTTGGCCATTTCAAACAGTGGGGAATCTGAGGAACTGACGGCGATTTTGCCGGTACTCAAGCGCCTGGGTGCACCCCTGATTGCCATGACGGGCCATGCCGGTTCTACTTTGGCCCGTCATGCGGATGTTTTTCTCGATTGTGGGGTTGAGAAAGAAGCCTGCCCCTTGAATCTGGCACCAACTGCCAGTACGACTGCGCAGCTCGCGTTGGGTGACGCGCTGGCGGTGGCGCTGCTGGATGCACGTGGTTTCAAGGCTGAGGACTTCGCCCGCTCTCACCCCGGTGGCGCATTGGGCCGTAAGCTGCTCACGCATGTCAGTGACGTGATGCGTTCGGGCGATGCCGTTCCCCACGTCGGGCCGCACGCAAGTTTCAGCGACTTGATGCGGGAGATGAGCGTCAAGGGTCTGGGTGCTACCGCTGTTGTGGATGATCATATGAACGTGCTGGGAATCTTCACCGATGGCGACTTGCGTCGCCTGGTGGAGCAGGGCATTGACTTGCGCAGCACGACCGCCGCTGAGGTGATGCACCCGAATCCCAGCACCATCGCCCGCGATGCTCTGGCGGTAGAAGCTGCGGAAATGATGGAATTGCGTTGTATTACCAGCGTGTTGGTGGTGGATGCGTCGGGTCAGCTTTGCGGCGCGCTCAACAGCAATGACCTGATGCGAGCAAAGGTGATCTGA
- a CDS encoding monovalent cation:proton antiporter family protein: MNPLDLTLLYLLAAVLGVVACRSLKLPPMLGYLAVGIVIGPNALALAKNADGVRHLGEFGVVFLMFVIGLEFNLPKLRAMRSHVFGLGFFQVLLTMLGATAAMLGLGMMAPTLWGMGWQTALALSSALAMSSTAIVVKLMTERLEMESEHGKRVMGVLLFQDLAVVPLLVLIPALGVSAESLFQTLAFASLKATLLIALLLVGGPRVMRFWLTLVARRKSEELFVLNLLFITLGLAWLTEMAGLSLALGAFIAGMLISETQYKQQVESDIRPFHDVLLGLFFISIGMMLDWRLVLERWPLVLLLVSVPVFFKAALVGLLARSLGATTGVSLRTGLYLAQAGEFGFVLLTLAQSNALVPPALLNPILASMVLSMLATPFVIMYSNQIVLKWVSSEWLQQSLQMTSIARQSIKANKHVIICGYGRCGQNLARMLDQESIPYIALDLDPDRVRQATVAGDSVVFGDAARLQALIAAGLARASAVVITYLEVQSALKVLAHTRDHAPQVPVIVRTQDDHDLEALRKAGATEVVPEAIEGSLMLASHALALVGVPMRRVIRIVRDQRDARYNLLRGYFHGADDDSVDELGQDRLSTLTLPLGAKVVGKPLSQLALLAVDVRIVSLRRSGGHVKSVNPDLLIEEGDTLVLSGKTEALALAEQKLLKG, from the coding sequence GTGAATCCGCTTGACTTGACACTTCTATATTTACTGGCCGCTGTGCTGGGCGTCGTGGCGTGTCGCTCTTTGAAATTGCCACCCATGCTCGGCTACTTGGCCGTTGGGATCGTGATTGGACCCAACGCTTTGGCCTTGGCAAAAAATGCGGACGGCGTGCGCCATCTGGGTGAGTTTGGTGTAGTCTTTCTGATGTTTGTCATTGGGCTGGAGTTCAATTTACCCAAGCTTCGTGCCATGCGAAGCCATGTGTTTGGGCTTGGTTTTTTCCAGGTGCTCTTGACCATGCTCGGCGCCACGGCAGCCATGCTGGGTTTGGGAATGATGGCTCCGACGCTTTGGGGCATGGGCTGGCAGACTGCGTTGGCACTCTCAAGTGCGTTGGCCATGAGCAGCACCGCCATTGTGGTTAAGCTGATGACCGAACGACTGGAGATGGAATCGGAGCACGGCAAACGGGTCATGGGCGTACTGCTGTTTCAAGATTTGGCAGTGGTGCCGCTGTTGGTGCTGATCCCGGCACTGGGGGTATCGGCCGAGTCGCTTTTTCAAACTCTTGCCTTCGCCAGCCTCAAGGCGACACTTTTGATTGCTTTGCTGCTGGTCGGCGGCCCGCGTGTGATGCGCTTTTGGCTGACGCTGGTGGCCCGGCGCAAAAGTGAAGAGTTGTTTGTCCTGAACCTGCTGTTCATTACACTGGGATTGGCCTGGTTGACAGAGATGGCGGGCCTGAGTCTGGCATTGGGTGCCTTTATTGCGGGTATGCTGATCTCGGAGACACAATACAAACAACAGGTGGAGTCGGACATCCGTCCCTTTCACGACGTGTTGTTGGGCCTGTTTTTTATCAGCATCGGGATGATGCTGGATTGGCGACTGGTGCTGGAACGTTGGCCGCTGGTGCTGTTGCTGGTCTCCGTCCCGGTATTTTTCAAGGCAGCATTAGTGGGCCTGCTGGCACGGAGTTTGGGTGCCACCACAGGCGTTTCACTGCGCACCGGCCTGTACCTGGCGCAGGCTGGCGAATTCGGTTTTGTGTTGTTGACACTCGCTCAATCCAATGCACTGGTGCCGCCCGCACTGCTTAATCCGATACTGGCCAGCATGGTGCTCTCAATGTTGGCCACACCATTTGTCATCATGTACAGCAACCAAATCGTTTTGAAGTGGGTCAGCAGCGAATGGCTGCAACAGTCTCTGCAAATGACCTCCATTGCGCGCCAGTCGATCAAGGCCAACAAGCATGTCATCATTTGCGGCTACGGTCGCTGCGGACAAAATCTGGCGCGCATGCTCGACCAGGAAAGCATACCTTATATCGCGCTTGATCTTGATCCCGACCGGGTGCGCCAGGCCACCGTCGCCGGCGACTCGGTGGTATTTGGGGACGCTGCCCGCCTGCAGGCACTGATCGCCGCCGGGCTGGCCCGGGCCAGTGCCGTCGTCATTACATACCTTGAAGTTCAGAGCGCCTTGAAGGTTCTGGCTCACACACGAGACCATGCGCCGCAGGTGCCAGTCATCGTGCGAACACAGGACGATCACGATCTTGAGGCCCTGCGCAAGGCGGGTGCAACCGAGGTGGTGCCAGAGGCGATTGAAGGCTCACTGATGCTGGCCAGCCACGCCTTGGCTTTGGTGGGCGTACCGATGCGGCGGGTGATTCGCATTGTGCGCGACCAGCGTGATGCTCGTTACAACCTGCTGCGCGGCTACTTTCACGGGGCCGACGACGATTCTGTCGATGAGTTAGGCCAGGATCGCCTCTCGACACTGACGCTGCCGCTTGGCGCCAAAGTCGTGGGCAAGCCGCTCAGCCAGCTGGCCCTATTGGCAGTAGATGTCCGCATCGTCAGCCTGCGCCGCAGCGGAGGGCATGTCAAGTCTGTCAACCCGGATTTGCTGATAGAGGAGGGCGACACACTCGTGCTTTCGGGCAAGACCGAGGCACTCGCGTTAGCCGAGCAGAAATTGCTCAAGGGTTGA
- a CDS encoding KdsC family phosphatase has protein sequence MMSVALNFSPELLLQAQGIRVVFFDVDGVLTDGGLYFTEQGETIKRFNTLDGHGLKLLQRAGIVPAVITGRDSKPLRLRLTALGIEHVHYGTEDKRPAAEHTLSVLGLNWSQAAAMGDDWPDLAVMQRCALACAPCNAHAEVTAVAHYVTRARGGEGAARELCDLLMMASGRYVSLLEEDRQWLI, from the coding sequence ATGATGTCTGTTGCGCTGAATTTTTCGCCCGAGTTGCTACTGCAGGCGCAGGGCATTCGTGTCGTTTTCTTTGATGTAGACGGCGTCCTGACTGATGGTGGCCTGTATTTCACCGAGCAAGGTGAGACCATCAAACGCTTTAATACGCTTGATGGGCATGGGCTCAAGCTACTGCAACGCGCCGGCATTGTCCCGGCTGTGATCACCGGGCGCGATTCAAAACCCTTGCGTCTGCGGTTGACAGCTTTGGGTATTGAACATGTGCACTATGGCACCGAGGACAAGCGCCCGGCCGCCGAACACACGCTCAGCGTCTTGGGTTTGAACTGGAGCCAGGCTGCGGCAATGGGGGATGACTGGCCGGACCTTGCCGTAATGCAGCGTTGTGCACTGGCTTGCGCGCCGTGTAATGCTCACGCGGAGGTTACGGCAGTGGCACATTACGTCACCCGCGCCAGAGGTGGCGAAGGAGCGGCAAGAGAGTTGTGTGATCTACTGATGATGGCAAGCGGCAGGTACGTCTCATTGCTGGAGGAAGACCGTCAGTGGCTAATCTAA